ATGTCGGAAGACTCATTATGACCAAGGCCGCCATCTGCAAGTGTGCCTCACCCCTCTGCATCGCATCCATCGAGTATTGGAATATCCAGACAGCCAAGGTCCATTTCCTTTCATCAGGACAGACAATAAAAGCCCACATGTATTCACTATAAGCAATCACGATCGACCCCATCATCTGGAGGGCGATGATTGGTTTACACATCGGAAATGTCACCGTCCAATAGATCTGCCATTCATTCGCCCCATCGAGTTCGGCGGCCTCATATAACTCACGAGGTAACCCGTCGAAAAATCCTTTCATCAGGAAAATACCAAAACCATTCGCGAGCCCCGGAAGGATCAAGGCCCAGTACGTATTCAATAGCCCTAAGTCACGGGTGAGGATAAATCCTGGAATCTGCATGACCTCACCCGGAAAGGCCATCGGGATCAAAAGGAGGATCAGGATCCCTTGTTTGAATTTGATTTTATAGCGCGACAAAGCGTAGGCAGCCAGCGGATTAACCGTTAATCCTGCAATCAAGAATGCCCCGACAAGGATCAAGGTATTCCACAAGGCATTACCCTGGATCCCGATGAATTTGAATACCTGTACAAAATTATTTGTCAGGAAAAACCAAATGAGTTCCCCCTTACGTTGCAGGAAGTCCATCCGGTCAAAAGCCGTTTGTGGGAGGATAAACGTATCAAAGGATTCATATTTTTGCCCGTAAACCCGGTTAAGCTCCTCGACTGTCCCATATTTCTTTTTTAAATAATCACGATACCCTTTGTCTGGGCGTTCGGGCATCCACTGGGAAACAGGGACTCTCTCCACGATGTATTCAGACCAATCAATCCGGAGTAAACGTGGCGGGGGCATCACCTCTGTGAGGAAAATCTGGTCAAGGGAACGGAACTGGGTATTAAGCTTTTTATTCAGAATGTCCAGAGAGCCCTTGTGTTTATTCAAGAGCCACTGCCGAAAATCAGCATGCGGCATATTACCGGTGAGCCTGATATCTGCCAACCGGAAAGTCGTTTTCATGAACTCTCCCCAATCCGCTTTACCGACAGGATGAGCAGGAGGATTCTCCGGAAAAATAATTTCCCCAAAATGCTTATGATTTGTGCCCCAAGCTTTATTGAGTTTCTCTAGGGTAATATACTTGCCCTTAAGGAAAGCCAGATAGGCCCTATCTTGCGTAGCCGGACCAAATGTCTCAACTACAAGAATGACCTGGTCGGCGGGTAAAGTCCTCAGAAACTCTTCGTAATCGCGCACACGAGGTGTTAAGATGAATTTCGAAGTGCGTCCAAACTCAACAGACCCGTCAATGAGCGGCATCCGGTAAAATTCCGTCGCCACGGTGCGGGCATAAATAGAATTCATCAAAGCCACAGCCCCCGTATTTTGTTCCTTGGACGACAAAGTTTGTGCCAACACAGGATTTTGCTCCTTCCAGAGGCTCAAATAACGTTGCCGTAGAAAATTCTGGAATTTGATTTTATTAATCGAAGAGTAGGCAACCGATACCGGCAGGCCTTTGTCACCAAGTGGCTCCTTGCAAATCTGATCCCAATACGATTCCCAATCCTTCCATGCGATTTCCAGCTTTGCTGGATCCCAACGATCATAATCCAGAGGACCGAAAGCCTTTTTTAAGGGATCTCTAATTTTATTAAAATCCGCCATGGTGTCGGCTTTTTGAATCCGGTACAGGTTATTAATATATGTGTAGCTCCCGACACCGGAGAAATATTTCAAGAAAAGGTATTTGCAGAAAAGCTCATCCTGATTAAAAATAAACCTCGGATAAAGACTATAACGGGCTGAATCATATTGATTGGTCACCGAGGTGCTCAATGACATCAGGAAAGGAATGACCATGGTAATCCCGCCTAAGAGCAGGATGACGTAAAAAAGGGAAATGACCAAAAGACCCTTGCCCTTTTTCCGGCCCACATGTGAAATTAGACCCATAGCCTTATTCCTCCGCTCTCTGGAATTCCACCCTGGAAAGAATCCTCATTTGTAAGACAGTAAAACTAATCAGTAATGCCGCCAGCACCCAAGCCGTCGCTGTGGCCGCACCAAATTTCAAGAAAATGAAGGAGTCCCTCCAGATGGCAAATGAAAGCACTGTCGTCTCATCACCCGGGCCCCCGCCCGTCATCAGGAAAATATTGCCCATCGTTTTAAAAAGACCGATGAAAGTGCCGATGAAATTAATCAAAATCAAAGGAATCAGGGTAGGCACCGTTATTTTGAAAAGTTTATCCCAGAAACCGGCCCCATCAATTTCCGCCGCCTCGTACAAATCATCCGGCACATTCTTGAGTGCAGCCAGATAAATGAGCGAGCCGCCCCCGATAGCCGCCCAGACGGCAGGCGCGGTCACCCATACTAATGCCATATTTGGGTCATTCAAAAACTGGAGCGGTTTATCCAATATGCCCATCTGCATCAATACCGCATTAAAATAACCCTCCTCCGTAGGGTAATACATCATCAACCAGATGAAGGTAATGACGATGCCGGAGGAAATCCCCGGTAAAAGATAAATCATCCTCAAAGTGACTTTAAAGTGGGGAATCTCATTAAGCATGATCGCCAGTGCGATCGGGGTAATGAAGCCCAAGACAAGGTTGACCACGACAAATTTTACTGTGATCCACAGGTATTTGTAGAATTTCGGATCACTCATCACTGTAATAAAATTATCCAGTCCGATAAACGGTTTATCAGCGAGTATTTTATAGTCTTGGAAAGCCATCAATGTACCCTGCGCCAGAGGGTAATAGGTCCACATCAGCACCAGCGCGATAGCCGGGACCAAAAAAAACCATGGTAATATACGGGTAATTATCCCGACTTCTTGCACCCTCGTGTCAAAACCCGTATTCGCGCCCTTCCTAAAATAGGCATCCTTCATCCCATCCCACATTTTTTTAAACATCCACAAAAACAAAATGACAAATAGTCCGAAAATGGAATAAGCATAGGGCCGGATCTGCTTCATTTCCTGCTCATTACGGTCCCGGAGAACCTTATTATTGGCCGTTTTCTGGGCTTGGATCATGGCTGACTCATAATCAAAATCCCTATCCGCAATGATCCTGCTGATAATTTCCTGCCCGATTAATTGTGTGCTGACCGGTTCCCATTTGCCGATATAGGGTTCGGTCTGAGCATTTTGTTTGATTTCCTTGAGGCTGGCTTTCCAGTGGGGAGAAATATCACGGATATCAGCTTCCATCCCAAATTTCGTCAATAAATCCGGATCGGCAAAAGTCAAATTCTCCTTTTGTTTCTGGATTTGTAATTGTGTCCTCATCAAATTGTCACCGGTTATGGAACTGATCAATTTGAAGGCGGCTTTCTGTTTGGGCTTGGATGCTTTGGCCAGGGTAGAGTTCAGGCACCACCAATAGTTCGGCTGGATATTCGCCGTCACCATCTTCCCGTCTGGTGAAGGAATCGCCATGAGTCCCACTTGCGAGGGAGAAAGGGTGTGGATCAACTCTGCTACCTCTTCGGCAAACCCGATATAAAAAACAATTTCTCCCTTCAAGAACATGTTTGCGACCATGGCATTCCCGTCCCCGATGAGACCTCGGGATACCCCTTCAAAAACTTCACCAGGCGTGAAAGCAATCACACTCCCATCCGGTAGGCTCACCCTTCCCGCCTTAGCTTCCTCATCCGTTAAATTAACCGGCTCCTGGTTTTTTGGATTCCGGA
The sequence above is drawn from the Verrucomicrobiota bacterium genome and encodes:
- a CDS encoding ABC transporter permease subunit yields the protein MGLISHVGRKKGKGLLVISLFYVILLLGGITMVIPFLMSLSTSVTNQYDSARYSLYPRFIFNQDELFCKYLFLKYFSGVGSYTYINNLYRIQKADTMADFNKIRDPLKKAFGPLDYDRWDPAKLEIAWKDWESYWDQICKEPLGDKGLPVSVAYSSINKIKFQNFLRQRYLSLWKEQNPVLAQTLSSKEQNTGAVALMNSIYARTVATEFYRMPLIDGSVEFGRTSKFILTPRVRDYEEFLRTLPADQVILVVETFGPATQDRAYLAFLKGKYITLEKLNKAWGTNHKHFGEIIFPENPPAHPVGKADWGEFMKTTFRLADIRLTGNMPHADFRQWLLNKHKGSLDILNKKLNTQFRSLDQIFLTEVMPPPRLLRIDWSEYIVERVPVSQWMPERPDKGYRDYLKKKYGTVEELNRVYGQKYESFDTFILPQTAFDRMDFLQRKGELIWFFLTNNFVQVFKFIGIQGNALWNTLILVGAFLIAGLTVNPLAAYALSRYKIKFKQGILILLLIPMAFPGEVMQIPGFILTRDLGLLNTYWALILPGLANGFGIFLMKGFFDGLPRELYEAAELDGANEWQIYWTVTFPMCKPIIALQMMGSIVIAYSEYMWAFIVCPDERKWTLAVWIFQYSMDAMQRGEAHLQMAALVIMSLPTLVIFIMMQKIIMKGIILPSMK
- a CDS encoding extracellular solute-binding protein, whose amino-acid sequence is MHCISHIKPGPVFLWLCLVMMVSMCFLTPDSFGQQPGTREKAPIELSVKDYVPDWLDSPYTILINEYVEQNPNVYVRPFTQLRLPAQAAGMSQGMLYLAFAGGIGPDVFNVWFHQLESWVNQGFIMDLGEFIGTDQNGDGYIDDDEAKIQEWKDMPPALRRAATIDGKPYGLPSGQAVTCIIYRRDIVREITGSEAPPRTWDEFFRICQMASRNPTKSRDGTILSSRRGFFADPNTYRWLPWLWSASGKEVVQVRTSQDGTKYEFGKEIVLPKSPTGENLAIAPLEWKATFASPEGIKAMGFYWKLFWQKWIRNPKNQEPVNLTDEEAKAGRVSLPDGSVIAFTPGEVFEGVSRGLIGDGNAMVANMFLKGEIVFYIGFAEEVAELIHTLSPSQVGLMAIPSPDGKMVTANIQPNYWWCLNSTLAKASKPKQKAAFKLISSITGDNLMRTQLQIQKQKENLTFADPDLLTKFGMEADIRDISPHWKASLKEIKQNAQTEPYIGKWEPVSTQLIGQEIISRIIADRDFDYESAMIQAQKTANNKVLRDRNEQEMKQIRPYAYSIFGLFVILFLWMFKKMWDGMKDAYFRKGANTGFDTRVQEVGIITRILPWFFLVPAIALVLMWTYYPLAQGTLMAFQDYKILADKPFIGLDNFITVMSDPKFYKYLWITVKFVVVNLVLGFITPIALAIMLNEIPHFKVTLRMIYLLPGISSGIVITFIWLMMYYPTEEGYFNAVLMQMGILDKPLQFLNDPNMALVWVTAPAVWAAIGGGSLIYLAALKNVPDDLYEAAEIDGAGFWDKLFKITVPTLIPLILINFIGTFIGLFKTMGNIFLMTGGGPGDETTVLSFAIWRDSFIFLKFGAATATAWVLAALLISFTVLQMRILSRVEFQRAEE